A region from the Amycolatopsis camponoti genome encodes:
- the dacB gene encoding D-alanyl-D-alanine carboxypeptidase/D-alanyl-D-alanine endopeptidase produces MPENDQPMWPSSDEDRSSSGARKTTPMSLPDPPESASEERGVPNVTGSEAPKGSWFAPNVEPEPIPGLNAPAEEQPPPPPPPVKQDLADRLGSREPKQKPAEPAPAPEPDPAPEPAQVAESTQYIEVKKSEPVAESTQYIAAKPDTQSTQQMEPQKAPWVPVERNVWPGEQQDRHDEPEAGKSEAQPWREELQLWREEQQRREEQLKRSEPPRREEPPQQRADAPWAQRLDVPDDRVAEPDVRRPGLPPEPPRGVVPPASAGSLARPMRIEPDGQRFDAEATVGIERPTQFPGAFQQQPQPRVEPPAAPPPPAEPAASAAEEPPKKKRRKGKIIALVAVVLLLLAGGGVAAAMPKVSNRLGLPWAPNAPKGDSPDPAAATRQLQGPATSGQAPTANGVKSVLTGPAGNSALGQLNGSVVDPVSGTTLWDHSAASAVTPASTTKVLTTAAALLALDPTTRLSTKIVQGADPGTVILVGGGDVTLTSLPLGTESPLYPGAAHVDDLVAQVKKANPNVKKVQVDLSLFKGATTAPGWAAGDAPSTFATQIGSVMADAGRLDPKNNTSMRVANAGSALASTIASKLSASGGGQAAAPKDAKVLAEVKSAPLTELVSDTMELSDDVLAEALARQVALATGQEATFAGGAAATIKVLKDHGFDTTGVKLSDGSGISTENKIPAKLLTQLMAAAAAPEGKNPNTAKLRAMLAGLPVAGGSGTLADKRFETPASQAGRGWVRAKTGTLTGVNTLAGLVLDQDGRVLVFAFMSNGSDQQPGRDAIDALATSLRKCGCS; encoded by the coding sequence GTGCCGGAAAACGACCAGCCGATGTGGCCTTCGTCGGACGAAGACCGCTCGTCGTCGGGCGCGCGGAAGACCACTCCGATGTCCCTGCCCGATCCGCCGGAGAGCGCTTCGGAAGAGCGTGGCGTGCCCAACGTCACAGGCAGTGAGGCGCCGAAGGGATCGTGGTTCGCGCCGAACGTCGAGCCCGAGCCGATCCCGGGGCTGAACGCGCCCGCCGAGGAGCAGCCGCCGCCACCGCCGCCCCCGGTCAAGCAGGACCTGGCCGACCGGCTCGGCTCGCGCGAGCCGAAGCAGAAGCCGGCCGAGCCCGCGCCCGCACCTGAGCCCGACCCGGCGCCGGAGCCGGCGCAGGTCGCGGAGAGCACGCAGTACATCGAGGTGAAGAAGTCCGAGCCGGTCGCCGAAAGCACCCAGTACATCGCGGCGAAACCGGACACCCAGAGCACGCAGCAGATGGAGCCGCAGAAGGCGCCGTGGGTGCCCGTCGAGCGCAACGTCTGGCCCGGTGAGCAGCAGGATCGTCACGACGAGCCCGAGGCCGGCAAGTCCGAAGCGCAGCCGTGGCGTGAGGAGCTGCAGCTGTGGCGCGAGGAGCAGCAGCGCCGCGAAGAGCAGCTGAAGCGCTCGGAGCCGCCGCGCCGTGAGGAGCCCCCGCAGCAGCGCGCCGACGCGCCCTGGGCGCAGCGCCTCGACGTGCCGGACGACCGCGTCGCCGAACCGGACGTCCGCCGTCCGGGGCTGCCGCCCGAGCCGCCGCGCGGGGTCGTCCCGCCGGCGTCCGCCGGATCGCTGGCCCGGCCGATGCGGATCGAGCCGGACGGGCAGCGGTTCGACGCCGAGGCGACCGTCGGGATCGAGCGGCCCACCCAGTTCCCCGGGGCCTTCCAGCAGCAGCCGCAACCGCGCGTCGAGCCGCCCGCGGCGCCGCCGCCCCCGGCCGAGCCCGCTGCTTCTGCCGCGGAGGAACCGCCGAAGAAGAAGCGGCGCAAGGGCAAGATCATCGCGCTCGTCGCCGTCGTCCTGCTGCTGCTGGCCGGCGGCGGGGTCGCCGCCGCGATGCCGAAGGTGTCGAACCGCCTCGGCCTGCCGTGGGCGCCGAACGCGCCGAAGGGCGACAGCCCGGATCCCGCCGCCGCCACGCGCCAGCTGCAGGGGCCGGCCACGTCCGGGCAGGCGCCGACCGCCAACGGCGTCAAGTCCGTGCTGACCGGGCCGGCCGGGAACAGCGCGCTCGGCCAGCTCAACGGCAGCGTCGTCGACCCGGTGAGCGGCACCACGCTGTGGGACCACAGCGCGGCGTCGGCGGTGACCCCCGCGTCGACGACGAAGGTGCTCACCACCGCGGCCGCGCTGCTCGCGCTGGACCCGACCACGCGGCTGTCGACGAAGATCGTCCAGGGCGCCGACCCGGGCACCGTGATCCTGGTCGGCGGCGGCGACGTCACGCTCACTTCGCTGCCGCTGGGCACCGAGTCGCCGTTGTACCCGGGCGCCGCGCACGTCGACGACCTCGTCGCGCAGGTGAAGAAGGCCAACCCGAACGTGAAGAAGGTGCAGGTCGACCTGAGCCTCTTCAAGGGCGCGACGACCGCGCCGGGCTGGGCCGCGGGTGACGCGCCCTCGACGTTCGCCACGCAGATCGGGTCCGTGATGGCCGACGCCGGCCGGCTGGACCCGAAGAACAACACCTCCATGCGCGTGGCCAACGCGGGCAGCGCGCTGGCGTCGACGATCGCGTCGAAGCTCAGCGCGTCGGGCGGCGGCCAGGCGGCCGCGCCGAAGGACGCGAAGGTGCTCGCCGAGGTCAAGTCGGCGCCGCTGACCGAGCTGGTCTCCGACACGATGGAGCTGTCCGACGACGTCCTCGCCGAGGCCCTCGCCCGCCAGGTGGCGCTGGCCACCGGCCAGGAGGCGACCTTCGCCGGCGGCGCCGCGGCGACGATCAAGGTGCTCAAGGACCACGGCTTCGACACGACCGGCGTCAAGCTCTCCGACGGCAGCGGTATCTCGACGGAGAACAAGATCCCGGCGAAGCTGCTGACCCAGCTCATGGCGGCCGCGGCGGCGCCGGAGGGCAAGAACCCGAACACCGCGAAGCTGCGCGCGATGCTGGCCGGCCTCCCGGTGGCCGGCGGGTCCGGCACCCTCGCGGACAAGCGGTTCGAGACGCCGGCGTCGCAGGCCGGCCGCGGCTGGGTGCGGGCGAAGACGGGCACGCTCACGGGGGTGAACACGCTGGCCGGGCTGGTCCTCGACCAGGACGGCCGGGTGCTGGTGTTCGCGTTCATGTCCAACGGTTCGGACCAGCAGCCGGGCCGGGACGCCATCGACGCGTTGGCCACGAGCCTGCGCAAGTGCGGCTGCTCGTAG
- a CDS encoding inorganic diphosphatase, whose translation MEFDVTIEIPKGERNKYEVDHKTGRIKLDRTLFTATQYPADYGFIDDTLGQDGDPLDVMVLVQEPTFPGCLIRCRAIGMFRMTDEKGPDDKVIAVPSNDPRLEHLRDIHHMNEFHRLEIQHFFEVYKDLEPGKSVEGSSWVGRTEAEAEIGRSYERETDRLAKEAANGGPAH comes from the coding sequence GTGGAGTTCGACGTCACGATCGAAATCCCCAAAGGGGAGCGCAACAAGTACGAGGTCGACCACAAGACCGGCCGCATCAAGCTGGACCGGACCCTGTTCACGGCCACGCAGTACCCGGCCGACTACGGCTTCATCGACGACACCCTCGGCCAGGACGGCGACCCCCTGGACGTGATGGTGCTCGTCCAGGAGCCCACCTTCCCGGGCTGCCTGATCCGCTGCCGCGCGATCGGCATGTTCCGGATGACCGACGAAAAGGGCCCGGACGACAAGGTCATCGCCGTCCCGTCGAACGACCCGCGCCTCGAGCACCTGCGCGACATCCACCACATGAACGAGTTCCACCGGCTGGAGATCCAGCACTTCTTCGAGGTGTACAAGGACCTCGAGCCGGGCAAGAGCGTCGAAGGCTCGTCCTGGGTCGGCCGCACCGAGGCCGAGGCGGAGATCGGCCGCTCGTACGAGCGCGAGACCGACCGCCTGGCCAAGGAAGCGGCCAACGGCGGGCCGGCCCACTAG
- a CDS encoding MDR family MFS transporter has product MSDTTTAEGAAATNGKLSHRQILTVLSGLMLGMFLAALDQTIVSSSMRTIADELHGLSLQAWATTAYLITATLSTPLYGKLSDLYGRKPMYLTAISLFLVGSLASGMATSMYELAAFRAFQGLGAGGLMSLALAIITDITAPRERSKYQGYFMAVFGVSSVLGPVVGGFFAGVDSFAGITGWRWVFLVNVPIALAALVVVTKVLNLPHTRVDQKVDYWGAVALATGLVPLLIVAEQGREWGWGSAASIAMYVVGGLGVAAFVWIERRMGDAALLPLRLFKRPVFRMATLVTVVQGAGMFGAMMSLPLYLQIVKGATPTQAGLQMLPLTLGIMVASLTSGRLISKTGRYKMFAVAGIGLMAAALFALSTITVDSSLALVMVIAFVIGLGLGASMQTLVLAATNDVRPQDIGVATSAATFFRQIGGTAGTAVFLSILFGTVGDRIANAIRSAMTTPAYVSALAQHPEFAKQMQSGLDVNDTSFLSTLDPTLARPILQGFAESMSTVFLVGGIVLTVGFALVWFLKEKPLSDKSAMEQRADAEAEAAPALALAH; this is encoded by the coding sequence ATGAGCGACACCACCACGGCGGAAGGAGCGGCCGCTACGAACGGCAAACTGTCCCACCGCCAGATCCTGACCGTCCTGTCCGGGCTGATGCTCGGCATGTTCCTCGCCGCGCTCGACCAGACGATCGTCTCGTCGTCGATGCGCACCATCGCCGACGAACTGCACGGCCTGTCCCTGCAGGCGTGGGCGACCACCGCCTACCTGATCACCGCGACGCTCTCGACGCCGCTGTACGGCAAGCTGTCCGACCTCTACGGCCGCAAGCCCATGTACCTGACGGCGATCTCGCTGTTCCTGGTCGGCTCGCTGGCCAGCGGCATGGCCACGTCGATGTACGAGCTCGCCGCGTTCCGCGCCTTCCAGGGCCTCGGCGCCGGTGGCCTGATGTCGCTGGCTCTCGCGATCATCACCGACATCACCGCGCCCCGTGAGCGCAGCAAGTACCAGGGCTACTTCATGGCCGTCTTCGGTGTGTCTAGCGTCCTGGGCCCGGTCGTCGGCGGCTTCTTCGCCGGGGTCGACTCCTTCGCGGGCATCACCGGCTGGCGCTGGGTCTTCCTGGTCAACGTCCCGATCGCGCTGGCCGCGCTGGTCGTCGTCACCAAGGTGCTGAACCTCCCGCACACCCGCGTGGACCAGAAGGTCGACTACTGGGGTGCCGTCGCGCTGGCCACCGGCCTGGTGCCGCTGCTGATCGTCGCCGAGCAGGGCCGCGAGTGGGGCTGGGGATCCGCCGCCTCGATCGCCATGTACGTCGTCGGCGGGCTGGGCGTGGCCGCGTTCGTCTGGATCGAACGCCGCATGGGCGACGCCGCCCTGCTGCCGCTGCGCCTGTTCAAGCGCCCGGTGTTCCGGATGGCCACGCTGGTCACCGTCGTGCAGGGCGCCGGGATGTTCGGCGCGATGATGTCACTGCCGCTGTACCTGCAGATCGTCAAGGGCGCGACGCCCACCCAGGCCGGCCTGCAGATGCTCCCGCTGACGCTGGGCATCATGGTCGCCAGCCTGACCAGCGGCCGCCTGATCTCCAAGACCGGGCGCTACAAGATGTTCGCCGTGGCCGGGATCGGCCTGATGGCGGCGGCGCTGTTCGCGCTGTCCACGATCACCGTCGACAGCTCGCTGGCCCTGGTCATGGTGATCGCCTTCGTGATCGGCCTCGGCCTCGGCGCCTCGATGCAGACGCTGGTGCTGGCCGCGACCAACGACGTCCGCCCGCAGGACATCGGCGTCGCCACCTCGGCGGCGACGTTCTTCCGGCAGATCGGCGGCACGGCGGGCACCGCGGTGTTCCTGTCGATCCTGTTCGGCACGGTCGGCGACCGGATCGCGAACGCCATCCGCTCGGCGATGACCACGCCGGCCTACGTGTCGGCGCTGGCGCAGCACCCGGAGTTCGCGAAGCAGATGCAGAGCGGCCTGGACGTCAACGACACGTCGTTCCTGTCCACGCTCGACCCGACGCTGGCCCGGCCGATCCTGCAGGGCTTCGCCGAGTCGATGAGCACGGTGTTCCTGGTCGGCGGGATCGTGCTGACCGTCGGGTTCGCCCTGGTGTGGTTCCTCAAGGAGAAGCCGCTCTCGGACAAGTCGGCGATGGAGCAGCGCGCGGACGCCGAGGCGGAGGCGGCTCCGGCCCTCGCCCTCGCGCACTGA